In Canis lupus familiaris isolate Mischka breed German Shepherd chromosome 5, alternate assembly UU_Cfam_GSD_1.0, whole genome shotgun sequence, a genomic segment contains:
- the ACAP1 gene encoding arf-GAP with coiled-coil, ANK repeat and PH domain-containing protein 1 isoform X2 has product MTVKLDFEECLKDSPRFRASIELVEAEVSELEARLEKLLKLGNGLLESGRHYLAAGRTFIAGICDLARLGPPEPMMAECLDKFTTSLSHKLDSHAELLDATQHTLQQQIQTLAKEGLRGFREARRDFWKGAESLEAALIHNAEVPRRRAQEAEEAGAALKTARAGYQGRALDYALQINVIEDKRKFDIMEFVLRLVEAQAIHFQQGHEELGKLAQYRRELGAQLHQLVLNSARERRDMEQRHVLLKQKELGGEEPEPSLKEGPGGLVMEGHLFKRASNAFKTWSRRWFTIQSNQLVYQKKYKDPVTVVVDDLRLCTVKLCPDSERRFCFEVVSPSKSCLLQADSERLLQLWISAVQSSIATAFSQAHLEDSPRGPGQGSGYPAMSSSATLGCGGMSRGRDPGGAGHVAAQVQSVDGNAQCCDCREPAPEWASINLGVTLCIQCSGIHRSLGVHFSKVRSLTLDSWEPELVKLMCELGNVVINQIYEARVEAMAVKKPGPTCSRQEKEAWIHAKYVEKKFLTKLPEIRGRRGGRGPSRGQPPVLPKPSIRSQPGSCRARPAEPPSDDLGSLHPGALLFRAAGHPPSLPTMADALAHGADVNWVNAARENATPLIQATAANSLLACEFLLQNGANVNQADNHGRGPLHHATILGHTGLACLFLKRGADLGARDSEDKDPLTIAMETANADIVTLLRLAKMREVEAAQGQAGDETYLDIFRDFSLMASDDPEKLSRRSHDLHTL; this is encoded by the exons ATGACCGTCAAGCTGGATTTTGAGGAGTGTCTCAAGGACTCACCCCGCTTCCG AGCCTCTATCGAGCTGGTGGAAGCCGAGGTGTCAGAGCTGGAGGCCCGGCTAGAAAAG CTTCTCAAGCTGGGGAATGGCCTCCTGGAAAGTGGGCGCCACTACCTGGCCGCTGGCCGCACCTTCATCGCTGGCATTTGTGACCTGGCCCGCCTGGGTCCACCAGAGCCCATGATGGCG GAGTGTCTGGACAAGTTCACCACGAGCCTCAGCCACAAGCTGGACAGCCATGCG GAGCTTTTAGATGCCACCCAGCACACGCTGCAGCAGCAGATCCAAACCCTGGCCAAAGA AGGTCTTCGGGGCTTCCGAGAGGCTCGCAGGGATTTCTGGAAGGGGGCTGAGAGCCTGGAGGCTGCTCTTATCCATAACGCCGAGGTCCCCAGGCGCCGGGCCCAGGAGGCAGAAGAGGCGGGCGCTGCCTTGAAGACTGCGCGGGCTGGATACCAGGGACGAGCCCTGGATTATGCCCTGCAG ATCAACGTGATTGAGGACAAGAGGAAGTTTGACATCATGGAGTTT GTGCTGCGGCTGGTGGAGGCCCAAGCTATCCATTTCCAGCAGGGCCACGAGGAGCTGGGCAAGCTGGCCCAGTATCGCAGGGAGCTGGGCGCCCAG TTGCACCAGCTGGTCCTGAATTCAGCTCGTGAGAGGAGAGACATGGAGCAGAGACACGTGCTGTTGAAGCAGAAG gagctgggtggggaggagccaGAGCCAAGCCTAAAGGAAGGGCCTGGTGGCCTGGTGATGGAAGGACACCTCTTCAAACGGGCCAGCAACGCATTTAAGACCTGGAGCAG ACGCTGGTTCACTATTCAGAGCAACCAACTGGTTTATCAGAAGAAGTACAAG gACCCCGTGACCGTGGTGGTGGATGACCTTCGCCTCTGCACTGTGAAGCTCTGCCCCGACTCAGAAAGGCGGTTTTGCTTTGAGGTTGTGTCCCCCAGCAA gTCCTGCCTCCTGCAGGCTGACTCGGAGCGTCTTCTGCAGCTGTGGATCAGTGCTGTGCAGAGTAGCATCGCCACGGCCTTCAGCCAGGCTCACCTCGAGGACAGCCCCCGGGGGCCAGGCCAG GGCTCAGGATACCCGGCCATGAGCTCCTCCGCTACCCTGGGCTGTGGCGggatgagcaggggcagggacccAGGCGGAGCTGGGCACGTGGCAGCCCAGGTGCAGAGCGTAGACGGCAATGCCCAGTGCTGTGACTGCCGAGAGCCAGCCCCAGAGTGGGCCAGCATCAACCTGGGTGTCACTCTGTGCATCCAATGCTCAGGCATCCACAG GAGCCTCGGGGTTCACTTCTCCAAAGTCAGGTCTCTGACACTTGACTCATGGGAGCCAGAACTGGTGAAG CTTATGTGCGAGCTGGGGAATGTTGTCATCAACCAGATCTATGAGGCCCGCGTGGAGGCCATGGCAGTGAAAAAACCAGGGCCCACCTGCTCCCG GCAGGAGAAGGAGGCCTGGATTCATGCCAAATATGTGGAGAAGAAGTTCCTGACCAAACTTCCTGAGATACGAGGGCGAAGAGGTGGCCGGGGGCCCTCCAGGGGACAGCCTCCTGTGCTCCCCAAGCCTTCCATCAGGTCCCAGCCGGGAAGCTGCAGAGCCAGGCCAG CAGAGCCCCCCTCCGATGACCTGGGCAGCCTCCACCCGGGGGCCCTGCTGTTTCGAGCTGCCGGGcaccctccatccctccccaccatGGCCGATGCCCTCGCCCACGGAGCTGATGTCAACTGGGTCAATGCAGCTCGGGAAAATGCCACGCCACTGATCCAGGCCACGGCTGCT AATTCTCTTCTGGCCTGTGAGTTTCTCCTCCAGAACGGGGCGAATGTGAACCAGGCAGACAATCACGGCCGGGGGCCGCTGCACCACGCAACCATTCTGGGCCACACCGG GCTAGCCTGCCTGTTCCTGAAACGAGGAGCCGACCTGGGAGCTCGGGACTCCGAAGACAAAGACCCCTTGACGATCGCCATGGAAACGGCCAACGCTGACATCGTCACCCT GCTACGCCTGGCAAAGATGAGAGAGGTCGAGGcggcccagggccaggcag gaGACGAGACGTATCTGGACATCTTCCGCGACTTCTCCCTCATGGCGTCGGACGACCCAGAGAAGCTGAGCCGGCGCAGTCACGACCTGCACACGCTCTGA
- the KCTD11 gene encoding BTB/POZ domain-containing protein KCTD11 codes for MTQFCPHPGSSAFSSLAVSPVVPKISPPPVPSSAPSFGGPVTLNVGGTLYSTTLETLTRFPDSMLGAMFRAGTPIPPNLSPQGGGHYFIDRDGKAFRHILNFLRLGRLDLPRGYGETALLRAEADFYQIQPLLDALRDLEASRGTPVPTAALLHADVDASPRLVHFSARRGPHHYELSSVQVDTFRANIFCTDPECLGAMRARFGVASEDRAEGGPHFRLEWAPCPAELPEVEYRRLGLQPLWTGGPGELREVVGTPGFLEEVLRVALEHSFRLDSVFPDPEDLLNSRSLRFVRH; via the coding sequence ATGACCCAATTCTGCCCACACCCAGGCAGttctgccttttcttctcttgcGGTATCTCCCGTAGTCCCCAAAATTTCGCCGCCTCCTGTGCCCTCTTCGGCCCCCTCTTTTGGGGGCCCCGTGACCCTGAATGTTGGGGGCACACTATACTCCACCACTTTGGAGACCCTGACTCGCTTCCCGGACTCCATGCTGGGGGCCATGTTCAGGGCCGGCACCCCCATACCCCCCAACCTCAGCCCCCAGGGAGGTGGCCACTACTTCATCGACAGAGATGGCAAGGCCTTCCGGCACATCCTCAATTTCCTGCGGCTGGGCCGCCTCGACCTGCCCCGTGGGTATGGGGAGACGGCACTTCTCAGGGCAGAGGCCGACTTCTACCAGATCCAGCCCCTCCTGGATGCCCTGCGGGACCTGGAGGCCTCTCGGGGGACCCCGGTACCCACTGCTGCCCTGCTCCACGCAGACGTGGATGCCAGCCCCCGCCTGGTGCACTTCTCTGCTCGCCGGGGCCCACACCACTATGAGCTGAGCTCTGTGCAGGTGGATACCTTCCGAGCCAACATCTTCTGCACCGACCCCGAGTGCCTGGGTGCCATGCGGGCCCGCTTTGGTGTGGCCAGTGAGGATAGGGCTGAGGGCGGCCCACACTTCCGTCTGGAGTGGGCCCCCTGTCCCGCAGAACTCCCGGAGGTGGAGTATAGGAGACTGGGGCTGCAGCCGCTGTGGACTGGGGGGCCGGGAGAGCTGCGGGAGGTGGTGGGCACACCAGGTTTCCTAGAGGAGGTGCTGCGGGTCGCTCTGGAGCACAGCTTCCGTCTAGACTCCGTCTTCCCTGACCCCGAAGACCTGCTCAACTCGCGATCTCTGCGCTTCGTGCGGCACTGA
- the ACAP1 gene encoding arf-GAP with coiled-coil, ANK repeat and PH domain-containing protein 1 isoform X3, with the protein MTVKLDFEECLKDSPRFRASIELVEAEVSELEARLEKLLKLGNGLLESGRHYLAAGRTFIAGICDLARLGPPEPMMAECLDKFTTSLSHKLDSHAELLDATQHTLQQQIQTLAKEGLRGFREARRDFWKGAESLEAALIHNAEVPRRRAQEAEEAGAALKTARAGYQGRALDYALQINVIEDKRKFDIMEFVLRLVEAQAIHFQQGHEELGKLAQYRRELGAQLHQLVLNSARERRDMEQRHVLLKQKELGGEEPEPSLKEGPGGLVMEGHLFKRASNAFKTWSRRWFTIQSNQLVYQKKYKDPVTVVVDDLRLCTVKLCPDSERRFCFEVVSPSKSCLLQADSERLLQLWISAVQSSIATAFSQAHLEDSPRGPGQGSGYPAMSSSATLGCGGMSRGRDPGGAGHVAAQVQSVDGNAQCCDCREPAPEWASINLGVTLCIQCSGIHRSLGVHFSKVRSLTLDSWEPELVKLMCELGNVVINQIYEARVEAMAVKKPGPTCSRQEKEAWIHAKYVEKKFLTKLPEIRGRRGGRGPSRGQPPVLPKPSIRSQPGSCRARPEPPSDDLGSLHPGALLFRAAGHPPSLPTMADALAHGADVNWVNAARENATPLIQATAANSLLACEFLLQNGANVNQADNHGRGPLHHATILGHTGLACLFLKRGADLGARDSEDKDPLTIAMETANADIVTLLRLAKMREVEAAQGQAGDETYLDIFRDFSLMASDDPEKLSRRSHDLHTL; encoded by the exons ATGACCGTCAAGCTGGATTTTGAGGAGTGTCTCAAGGACTCACCCCGCTTCCG AGCCTCTATCGAGCTGGTGGAAGCCGAGGTGTCAGAGCTGGAGGCCCGGCTAGAAAAG CTTCTCAAGCTGGGGAATGGCCTCCTGGAAAGTGGGCGCCACTACCTGGCCGCTGGCCGCACCTTCATCGCTGGCATTTGTGACCTGGCCCGCCTGGGTCCACCAGAGCCCATGATGGCG GAGTGTCTGGACAAGTTCACCACGAGCCTCAGCCACAAGCTGGACAGCCATGCG GAGCTTTTAGATGCCACCCAGCACACGCTGCAGCAGCAGATCCAAACCCTGGCCAAAGA AGGTCTTCGGGGCTTCCGAGAGGCTCGCAGGGATTTCTGGAAGGGGGCTGAGAGCCTGGAGGCTGCTCTTATCCATAACGCCGAGGTCCCCAGGCGCCGGGCCCAGGAGGCAGAAGAGGCGGGCGCTGCCTTGAAGACTGCGCGGGCTGGATACCAGGGACGAGCCCTGGATTATGCCCTGCAG ATCAACGTGATTGAGGACAAGAGGAAGTTTGACATCATGGAGTTT GTGCTGCGGCTGGTGGAGGCCCAAGCTATCCATTTCCAGCAGGGCCACGAGGAGCTGGGCAAGCTGGCCCAGTATCGCAGGGAGCTGGGCGCCCAG TTGCACCAGCTGGTCCTGAATTCAGCTCGTGAGAGGAGAGACATGGAGCAGAGACACGTGCTGTTGAAGCAGAAG gagctgggtggggaggagccaGAGCCAAGCCTAAAGGAAGGGCCTGGTGGCCTGGTGATGGAAGGACACCTCTTCAAACGGGCCAGCAACGCATTTAAGACCTGGAGCAG ACGCTGGTTCACTATTCAGAGCAACCAACTGGTTTATCAGAAGAAGTACAAG gACCCCGTGACCGTGGTGGTGGATGACCTTCGCCTCTGCACTGTGAAGCTCTGCCCCGACTCAGAAAGGCGGTTTTGCTTTGAGGTTGTGTCCCCCAGCAA gTCCTGCCTCCTGCAGGCTGACTCGGAGCGTCTTCTGCAGCTGTGGATCAGTGCTGTGCAGAGTAGCATCGCCACGGCCTTCAGCCAGGCTCACCTCGAGGACAGCCCCCGGGGGCCAGGCCAG GGCTCAGGATACCCGGCCATGAGCTCCTCCGCTACCCTGGGCTGTGGCGggatgagcaggggcagggacccAGGCGGAGCTGGGCACGTGGCAGCCCAGGTGCAGAGCGTAGACGGCAATGCCCAGTGCTGTGACTGCCGAGAGCCAGCCCCAGAGTGGGCCAGCATCAACCTGGGTGTCACTCTGTGCATCCAATGCTCAGGCATCCACAG GAGCCTCGGGGTTCACTTCTCCAAAGTCAGGTCTCTGACACTTGACTCATGGGAGCCAGAACTGGTGAAG CTTATGTGCGAGCTGGGGAATGTTGTCATCAACCAGATCTATGAGGCCCGCGTGGAGGCCATGGCAGTGAAAAAACCAGGGCCCACCTGCTCCCG GCAGGAGAAGGAGGCCTGGATTCATGCCAAATATGTGGAGAAGAAGTTCCTGACCAAACTTCCTGAGATACGAGGGCGAAGAGGTGGCCGGGGGCCCTCCAGGGGACAGCCTCCTGTGCTCCCCAAGCCTTCCATCAGGTCCCAGCCGGGAAGCTGCAGAGCCAGGCCAG AGCCCCCCTCCGATGACCTGGGCAGCCTCCACCCGGGGGCCCTGCTGTTTCGAGCTGCCGGGcaccctccatccctccccaccatGGCCGATGCCCTCGCCCACGGAGCTGATGTCAACTGGGTCAATGCAGCTCGGGAAAATGCCACGCCACTGATCCAGGCCACGGCTGCT AATTCTCTTCTGGCCTGTGAGTTTCTCCTCCAGAACGGGGCGAATGTGAACCAGGCAGACAATCACGGCCGGGGGCCGCTGCACCACGCAACCATTCTGGGCCACACCGG GCTAGCCTGCCTGTTCCTGAAACGAGGAGCCGACCTGGGAGCTCGGGACTCCGAAGACAAAGACCCCTTGACGATCGCCATGGAAACGGCCAACGCTGACATCGTCACCCT GCTACGCCTGGCAAAGATGAGAGAGGTCGAGGcggcccagggccaggcag gaGACGAGACGTATCTGGACATCTTCCGCGACTTCTCCCTCATGGCGTCGGACGACCCAGAGAAGCTGAGCCGGCGCAGTCACGACCTGCACACGCTCTGA
- the LOC106558815 gene encoding uncharacterized protein LOC106558815, whose product MEKPEAVGAAGGLGGESPGGASRGALGGVGGVEADAGPPSGAALFHGSEPPLHSGGIVTRSPRVSRPSARVAVPGSGPSQHPGEVAGLSAGSCPNPDGFNAPFLGTSVSGTCGLGSGGSGVYNSGCSPPRSGSTCSHSHKPGEGRPRSILKNSSSILMQKCLHADKKKSQRWDEMNILATYHPADKDYGFMKVDEPSTPYHRLQDGDEDLPGASSCTVTPEALAERFATMDNLYPKVLQYDDNRSPGSSDNFSKTHSSDFEKHRKSHYDEGKFLTAQKNPSSSNKHSDGASTSMGSSSRGIMRDPEPRPAERGWPGGLARGVKDEIGLVTRNHLLEVKDSRSFRNQCPVSAAITSDKEIGLQRKEYYSKGRYLRCSPHPELEEDTEDEHDQQDSESWAGSAWDGGCW is encoded by the exons ATGGAGAAGCCGGAGGCTGTGGGGGCCGCTGGCGGCCTCGGTGGGGAGTCTCCGGGAGGGGCGAGCAGGGGAGCGCTAGGAGGCGTCGGAGGAGTCGAGGCAGATGCCGGGCCGCCCTCCGGTGCTGCCTTGTTTCACGGTTCTGAGCCCCCCCTGCACTCTGGAGGGATCGTAACTCGCAGTCCTAGAGTTAGCCGGCCCTCGGCGAGGGTAGCAGTCCCCGGTTCCGGGCCCAGCCAGCACCCTGGGGAGGTTGCGGGCCTGAGCGCCGGGTCCTGCCCAAACCCTGACGGATTCAATGCCCCCTTCCTTGGAACCAGTGTATCCGGGACCTGCGGCCTCGGGTCTGGGGGCTCTGGGGTGTACAACTCGGGATGCAGTCCGCCGCGCTCCGGGTCAACTTGCTCGCACTCCCACAAACCTGGTGAGGGCCGACCCCGGAGCATCCTAAAAAACAGCAGCTCCATCTTGATGCAGAAGTGCCTCCATGCGGACAA GAAAAAGTCTCAGCGGTGGGATGAGATGAATATTCTGGCCACCTACCACCCTGCTGACAAGGACTATGGATTCATGAAGGTGGATGAGCCCAGCACTCCCTACCACAG gCTGCAGGACGGTGATGAGGACCTGCCTGGAGCATCCTCTTGCACAGTGACTCCTGAGGCGCTGGCTGAGAG GTTTGCAACAATGGACAATTTGTACCCCAAGGTCCTACAGTACGATGATAACAGAAGCCCAGGGTCTTCAGACAACTTTTCCAAGACAC ACTCCAGTGATTTTGAAAAGCACCGAAAGTCACACTACGACGAAGGAAAGTTCCTTACAGCTCAGAAAAATCCTTCTTCCAGTAATAAGCACAGTGACGGGGCTAGCACTAGCATGGGCAGTAGCAGTCGAGGCATAATGCGggacccagagcccaggcctgcGGAGAGAGGCTGGCCGGGAGGACTGGCCAGAGGAGTCAAAGATGAGATTGGCCTGGTGACCAGGAACCACCTCTTGGAAGTCAAGG ATTCCCGTAGCTTCCGAAATCAGTGCCCAGTTTCAGCCGCCATCACGTCAGACAAGGAGATTGGCCTGCAACGAAAAGAGTATTATAGCAAAGGGAGGTACCTGAGGTGCTCCCCACACCCGGAGCTCGAGGAGGACACAGAAGATGAGCATGACCAGCAGGACAGTGAGAGCTGGGCTGGGTCAGCCTGGGACGGGGGGTGCTGGTAG
- the ACAP1 gene encoding arf-GAP with coiled-coil, ANK repeat and PH domain-containing protein 1 isoform X1, with protein sequence MTVKLDFEECLKDSPRFRASIELVEAEVSELEARLEKLLKLGNGLLESGRHYLAAGRTFIAGICDLARLGPPEPMMAECLDKFTTSLSHKLDSHAELLDATQHTLQQQIQTLAKEGLRGFREARRDFWKGAESLEAALIHNAEVPRRRAQEAEEAGAALKTARAGYQGRALDYALQINVIEDKRKFDIMEFVLRLVEAQAIHFQQGHEELGKLAQYRRELGAQLHQLVLNSARERRDMEQRHVLLKQKELGGEEPEPSLKEGPGGLVMEGHLFKRASNAFKTWSRRWFTIQSNQLVYQKKYKDPVTVVVDDLRLCTVKLCPDSERRFCFEVVSPSKSCLLQADSERLLQLWISAVQSSIATAFSQAHLEDSPRGPGQGSGYPAMSSSATLGCGGMSRGRDPGGAGHVAAQVQSVDGNAQCCDCREPAPEWASINLGVTLCIQCSGIHRSLGVHFSKVRSLTLDSWEPELVKLMCELGNVVINQIYEARVEAMAVKKPGPTCSRQEKEAWIHAKYVEKKFLTKLPEIRGRRGGRGPSRGQPPVLPKPSIRSQPGSCRARPEPPSDDLGSLHPGALLFRAAGHPPSLPTMADALAHGADVNWVNAARENATPLIQATAANSLLACEFLLQNGANVNQADNHGRGPLHHATILGHTGLACLFLKRGADLGARDSEDKDPLTIAMETANADIVTLCGCLGAGPALALPTWGRGLGAAGRLPDPARGRATPGKDERGRGGPGPGRRRDVSGHLPRLLPHGVGRPREAEPAQSRPAHALIPHPGPLCPTPPVPGPLKPLCSALPVVIPLRGAILRPGRGCGSGGGLRARVTRGATPGQRGGGRSPSTRRPWAELSGSGDMARRGGPGRGEAARVGWGAGLP encoded by the exons ATGACCGTCAAGCTGGATTTTGAGGAGTGTCTCAAGGACTCACCCCGCTTCCG AGCCTCTATCGAGCTGGTGGAAGCCGAGGTGTCAGAGCTGGAGGCCCGGCTAGAAAAG CTTCTCAAGCTGGGGAATGGCCTCCTGGAAAGTGGGCGCCACTACCTGGCCGCTGGCCGCACCTTCATCGCTGGCATTTGTGACCTGGCCCGCCTGGGTCCACCAGAGCCCATGATGGCG GAGTGTCTGGACAAGTTCACCACGAGCCTCAGCCACAAGCTGGACAGCCATGCG GAGCTTTTAGATGCCACCCAGCACACGCTGCAGCAGCAGATCCAAACCCTGGCCAAAGA AGGTCTTCGGGGCTTCCGAGAGGCTCGCAGGGATTTCTGGAAGGGGGCTGAGAGCCTGGAGGCTGCTCTTATCCATAACGCCGAGGTCCCCAGGCGCCGGGCCCAGGAGGCAGAAGAGGCGGGCGCTGCCTTGAAGACTGCGCGGGCTGGATACCAGGGACGAGCCCTGGATTATGCCCTGCAG ATCAACGTGATTGAGGACAAGAGGAAGTTTGACATCATGGAGTTT GTGCTGCGGCTGGTGGAGGCCCAAGCTATCCATTTCCAGCAGGGCCACGAGGAGCTGGGCAAGCTGGCCCAGTATCGCAGGGAGCTGGGCGCCCAG TTGCACCAGCTGGTCCTGAATTCAGCTCGTGAGAGGAGAGACATGGAGCAGAGACACGTGCTGTTGAAGCAGAAG gagctgggtggggaggagccaGAGCCAAGCCTAAAGGAAGGGCCTGGTGGCCTGGTGATGGAAGGACACCTCTTCAAACGGGCCAGCAACGCATTTAAGACCTGGAGCAG ACGCTGGTTCACTATTCAGAGCAACCAACTGGTTTATCAGAAGAAGTACAAG gACCCCGTGACCGTGGTGGTGGATGACCTTCGCCTCTGCACTGTGAAGCTCTGCCCCGACTCAGAAAGGCGGTTTTGCTTTGAGGTTGTGTCCCCCAGCAA gTCCTGCCTCCTGCAGGCTGACTCGGAGCGTCTTCTGCAGCTGTGGATCAGTGCTGTGCAGAGTAGCATCGCCACGGCCTTCAGCCAGGCTCACCTCGAGGACAGCCCCCGGGGGCCAGGCCAG GGCTCAGGATACCCGGCCATGAGCTCCTCCGCTACCCTGGGCTGTGGCGggatgagcaggggcagggacccAGGCGGAGCTGGGCACGTGGCAGCCCAGGTGCAGAGCGTAGACGGCAATGCCCAGTGCTGTGACTGCCGAGAGCCAGCCCCAGAGTGGGCCAGCATCAACCTGGGTGTCACTCTGTGCATCCAATGCTCAGGCATCCACAG GAGCCTCGGGGTTCACTTCTCCAAAGTCAGGTCTCTGACACTTGACTCATGGGAGCCAGAACTGGTGAAG CTTATGTGCGAGCTGGGGAATGTTGTCATCAACCAGATCTATGAGGCCCGCGTGGAGGCCATGGCAGTGAAAAAACCAGGGCCCACCTGCTCCCG GCAGGAGAAGGAGGCCTGGATTCATGCCAAATATGTGGAGAAGAAGTTCCTGACCAAACTTCCTGAGATACGAGGGCGAAGAGGTGGCCGGGGGCCCTCCAGGGGACAGCCTCCTGTGCTCCCCAAGCCTTCCATCAGGTCCCAGCCGGGAAGCTGCAGAGCCAGGCCAG AGCCCCCCTCCGATGACCTGGGCAGCCTCCACCCGGGGGCCCTGCTGTTTCGAGCTGCCGGGcaccctccatccctccccaccatGGCCGATGCCCTCGCCCACGGAGCTGATGTCAACTGGGTCAATGCAGCTCGGGAAAATGCCACGCCACTGATCCAGGCCACGGCTGCT AATTCTCTTCTGGCCTGTGAGTTTCTCCTCCAGAACGGGGCGAATGTGAACCAGGCAGACAATCACGGCCGGGGGCCGCTGCACCACGCAACCATTCTGGGCCACACCGG GCTAGCCTGCCTGTTCCTGAAACGAGGAGCCGACCTGGGAGCTCGGGACTCCGAAGACAAAGACCCCTTGACGATCGCCATGGAAACGGCCAACGCTGACATCGTCACCCTGTGCGGCTGTTtgggggcggggccagctctTGCCCTACCCACCTGGGGGCGGGGCTTGGGAGCTGCTGGCCGGCTGCCGGACCCGGCAAGAGGAAGG GCTACGCCTGGCAAAGATGAGAGAGGTCGAGGcggcccagggccaggcag gaGACGAGACGTATCTGGACATCTTCCGCGACTTCTCCCTCATGGCGTCGGACGACCCAGAGAAGCTGAGCCGGCGCAGTCACGACCTGCACACGCTCTGATCCCGCATCCCggccccctctgccccaccccgcCGGTCCCTGGGCCATTAAAGCCTCTGTGCTCTGCGCTTCCCGTTGTCATTCCTCTGCGGGGCGCCATCCTCcggccgggccggggctgcgggAGCGGTGGGGGTTTGCGAGCTCGAGTCACGCGAGGGGCCACTCCGGGACAGCGAGGCGGAGGCCGCAGCCCTAGCACCCGGCGGCCCTGGGCGGAGCTGTCGGGCTCGGGCGACATGGCCAGACGCGGCGGGCCTGGCAGAGGAGAGGCCGCCCGCGTGGGCTGGGGGGCCGGCCTCCCATAG